The genome window GTGGACAGCCATACTTCTGATTTATGGCAGCAAATTTTATCAATCATACAAAACAAACTCAGCAAACCCAGTTTTGATACCTGGTTCAAAGCAACCAAGGCTACCAAACTGAATGACCGCTCCATCGTCATTTCCGCACCAACTACGTTTGCCGTCGAATGGCTGGAGAGCCGTTACACCAAATTGGTCGGATCGACGGTATACGAGCTGCTTGGCAAGCAAGTCGATGTGAAATTTGTCATTGAAGAGAACAAGCCTGCTGAACCGGACCCGCAACTGCCGGCACCAACGCCAACCGTTGTACAGGAAGAAGCGGTACTCAGCATGCTGAATCCGAAATATACGTTCGATACATTTGTCATCGGGCCAGGCAACCGTTTTGCCCATGCCGCATCGCTGGCGGTCGCTGAAGCGCCCGCCAAAGCTTACAACCCTCTTTTTCTGTATGGAGGAGTAGGTCTCGGTAAAACACACTTGATGCATGCGATCGGACATTACATTCTAGAGCATGATCCAGGCAGCAAAGTTGTTTATTTGTCGTCTGAGAAATTCACGAACGAATTCATTAACTCGATCCGTGACAACCGCGGGGAGAGCTTCCGTAACAAATACCGGAGCGTCGACATTTTGCTCATTGATGATATTCAGTTCTTGGCGGGAAAAGAATCAACACAAGAGGAATTTTTCCATACGTTTAATGCGCTGCATGAGGAACGGAAGCAGATCATCATCTCCAGCGACAGACCACCAAAGGAAATTCCGACACTGGAAGAACGACTTCGTTCTCGATTTGAATGGGGGTTAATTACGGATATCCAGCCTCCTGATTTGGAGACAAGGATTGCAATCTTGCGTAAAAAGGCACGTGCGGAAAACTTGGATATTCCGAATGAAGCGATGATGTACATCGCCAACCAGATTGACACCAATATCCGTGAACTGGAAGGCGCCCTGATTCGGGTCGTTGCTTATTCTTCACTGACTAATCAAGATGTAACCACTCATCTGGCAGCTGAAGCACTGAAGGATATTATTCCTTCCAGTCGCCCCAAAATGATCACTATTCATGACATCCAACAAAAGGTCGGCGAGTACTATAGCCTTAAGCTTGAAGATTTCAAAGCACGGAAACGGACCAAGGCAGTTGCTTTCCCAAGACAGATTGCCATGTATCTCTCTCGTGAACTGACAGATTTTTCTCTGCCCAAAATCGGGGAAGCATTCGGAGGACGAGATCATACCACTGTCATACATGCTCACGAAAAAATCTCCCAAGCGATTAAAAACGATCAGGATCTCTATAAAGTTATCAACAACTTAACCGAAAAAATCAAGAATCCAACCTGAACAAGTCCCAAGCCTATGCACAACGTATACACATGTGGATAGGCTTGGGTGTACGGGTTTATACCCACTTATCCACATATTCAGTGCCCCTATTACTATTATTACTAAAAAGATCTTAAAGATATCATCTCCAAAATAGCCATTTCGGAGCTTAGCCTTCGGCCTTTGAAAAACACCTTTTAACACCCCAACACCCAAAAAATCAGCTAGGAGTGAAACCATGAAAATCAGCATAATGAAAAACTACTTAAACGATTCCATACAGCAAGTATCCAAAGCGATCTCAAGCCGTACAACGATTCCGATTCTGAGCGGTATCAAATTCGACGTGAATCATCAAGGTGTAACGTTGACAGCAAGCGACACCGATATATCCATTCAATCCTTCATCCCGCTTGAAGATGGAGATAAAAGCGTAGTTCAGGTAGATCAACCGGGCAGTGTAGTTCTACCAGCCAAGTTTTTCGTGGAGATCATTAAGAAGCTGCCATCCCAAGAAGTCCACATGGAAGTCAAAGAGAACTTCAACACCTTTATCTCCGCAGGTGCTACCGAGATTCAACTGGTAGGTCTTGATCCGGAAGAATTCCCGGTACTGCCAAGCATCGAGGAAAACCAAACGGTCTCCATTCCAGGAGATTTGCTGAAAAATATGATCAAACAAACCGTCTTCTCCATTTCCACACATGAAACAACTCCAATCCTGACAGGTGTACTCTGGAGTTTGGGTGACAACGAGTTGAAATTTGTGGCAACAGACCGCCACCGTCTTGCTACTCGTTCAGCAATGCTGGATAATGCAGAAGGTATCCGCTTCAACAACGTGGTCATTTCCGGTAAAACGCTGAACGAGCTCAGCAAAATTGTTCCGGATCAAAATACGCTTGTGGATATCGTTGTTGCAGACAATCAGGTTCTGTTCAAAATCGACCGTGTATTGTTCTACTCCCGTATTCTGGACGGAACATATCCCGATACTTCTAGAATTATTCCAACGTCATACAAAACAGAACTTGTTTTAGATACAAAAAAATTAAGTGAATCCATTGACCGGGCTTATTTGCTGTCGCGTGAAGAGAAAACAAACATTGTGCGTATGCAAACGATGGATTCAGGATCTGTTGAAATTTCTTCAAGCTCTTCCGAGCTAGGTAAAGTAAGAGAAGAAATCGAACCTGCCGAATTTACAGGAGATCCGTTAAAAATCTCGTTCAACTCCAAATACATGCTGGATGTGCTGAAAGTCGTTGAAAGTGAGCAGCTGATGATCGCTTTTACAGGAGTCATGAGTCCTATCATCTTGAAACCGCTGGATGACAGTCACAGCCTTTACGTGATATTGCCATATCGGACGACCAACTAACGAAAGGAAGATCAGAGTGAACCAAGTTACGATTCGAACGGAATATATTAAGCTTGATCAATTTTTGAAACTGGCTGATTGCATCCCAACTGGGGGTATGGCCAAAGCTTTGCTTCAGGAAGGACTTGTACGTGTGAATAAAGAGCCTGAGGAACGCCGGGGACGTAAGTTATACCCTGGGGATATCGTTGAAGTGGACGGAGAAGGCACATTCGAAGTTGCCGCAGAATAAGAAGACCAGTTCGATCCTGCTGCCTCCTGACGGACGGGATAAAAGGGAGGTTACCGCGTGTTTGTGAACAGCATTGATCTGCAGAATTTCCGCAATTATGAACATCTGAGACTGGACTCTTTTGGTCCCGTAAACTTGTTGATCGGGCAGAATGCCCAGGGCAAGACCAATCTTGCAGAGGCAATTTTTGTACTTGCACTCACCAAGAGCCACCGTACATCCCGTGACAAGGAGCTGATTCGTTTCGGTGAGGAACGTGCCAGACTTGCAGCAGAGGTCGACAAAAAGTACGGATCGGTCAAACTTGAGTTATCTTTGTCGCAACAAGGCAAAAAAGCAAAGATTAACGGCCTGGAGCAGCGCAAGCTAAGTGATTTTGTCGGAGCACTCAATGTCGTGATGTTTGCTCCGGAGGATCTGGAGATTGTAAAAGGCACACCGGGGGTCCGCCGCCGGTTTCTTGACATGGAGATCGGACAGGTCGCACCAGGTTACCTGTATCACCTGCAGCAATACCAAAAAGTGCTCGTCCAACGAAACAATTTGCTTAAGCAGCTTTGGGGACAAGGGGCATCAGCCCAGACCATGCTTGAGGTATGGAACGAACAACTGGTTGAGCATGGTGTTAAGATCGTCAAAAAAAGGAAACAATTCATAAAGAAACTGCAAAAGTGGGCAGAAACGATTCATCAGGGGATCACCGGAGGCGGGGAAGTCTTGCGCCTAGCCTACCTTCCGTCCTTCAGCGAAGCCGCTGAGGAAGATGAAGCTGTCTTAATGGACCAATTTATGATAAAATTATCACAAATGAAAGAGCAGGAGATTCGCCGAGGCACAACCCTTAGTGGGCCGCATCGGGATGACCTGTCCTTTTTCATTAACGATCGGGAAGTACAAACATATGGCTCGCAGGGGCAGCAGCGCACAACGGCGTTGTCCCTTAAACTTGCGGAAATCGAACTGATTCACGAAGAAATCGGAGAATATCCGGTCCTGCTGCTGGATGATGTTCTGTCAGAGCTGGACCCTTTTCGCCAGACGCAGCTGATCGAAACGTTCCAGAGCAAGGTGCAAACCTTTATTACAGCTACGGGGATCGAGAGCCTCAACGTTGACAAGCTCAAAGATGCCAGTATTTA of Paenibacillus sp. FSL R5-0517 contains these proteins:
- the dnaA gene encoding chromosomal replication initiator protein DnaA, whose amino-acid sequence is MDSHTSDLWQQILSIIQNKLSKPSFDTWFKATKATKLNDRSIVISAPTTFAVEWLESRYTKLVGSTVYELLGKQVDVKFVIEENKPAEPDPQLPAPTPTVVQEEAVLSMLNPKYTFDTFVIGPGNRFAHAASLAVAEAPAKAYNPLFLYGGVGLGKTHLMHAIGHYILEHDPGSKVVYLSSEKFTNEFINSIRDNRGESFRNKYRSVDILLIDDIQFLAGKESTQEEFFHTFNALHEERKQIIISSDRPPKEIPTLEERLRSRFEWGLITDIQPPDLETRIAILRKKARAENLDIPNEAMMYIANQIDTNIRELEGALIRVVAYSSLTNQDVTTHLAAEALKDIIPSSRPKMITIHDIQQKVGEYYSLKLEDFKARKRTKAVAFPRQIAMYLSRELTDFSLPKIGEAFGGRDHTTVIHAHEKISQAIKNDQDLYKVINNLTEKIKNPT
- the dnaN gene encoding DNA polymerase III subunit beta, with translation MKISIMKNYLNDSIQQVSKAISSRTTIPILSGIKFDVNHQGVTLTASDTDISIQSFIPLEDGDKSVVQVDQPGSVVLPAKFFVEIIKKLPSQEVHMEVKENFNTFISAGATEIQLVGLDPEEFPVLPSIEENQTVSIPGDLLKNMIKQTVFSISTHETTPILTGVLWSLGDNELKFVATDRHRLATRSAMLDNAEGIRFNNVVISGKTLNELSKIVPDQNTLVDIVVADNQVLFKIDRVLFYSRILDGTYPDTSRIIPTSYKTELVLDTKKLSESIDRAYLLSREEKTNIVRMQTMDSGSVEISSSSSELGKVREEIEPAEFTGDPLKISFNSKYMLDVLKVVESEQLMIAFTGVMSPIILKPLDDSHSLYVILPYRTTN
- the yaaA gene encoding S4 domain-containing protein YaaA, whose amino-acid sequence is MNQVTIRTEYIKLDQFLKLADCIPTGGMAKALLQEGLVRVNKEPEERRGRKLYPGDIVEVDGEGTFEVAAE
- the recF gene encoding DNA replication/repair protein RecF — its product is MFVNSIDLQNFRNYEHLRLDSFGPVNLLIGQNAQGKTNLAEAIFVLALTKSHRTSRDKELIRFGEERARLAAEVDKKYGSVKLELSLSQQGKKAKINGLEQRKLSDFVGALNVVMFAPEDLEIVKGTPGVRRRFLDMEIGQVAPGYLYHLQQYQKVLVQRNNLLKQLWGQGASAQTMLEVWNEQLVEHGVKIVKKRKQFIKKLQKWAETIHQGITGGGEVLRLAYLPSFSEAAEEDEAVLMDQFMIKLSQMKEQEIRRGTTLSGPHRDDLSFFINDREVQTYGSQGQQRTTALSLKLAEIELIHEEIGEYPVLLLDDVLSELDPFRQTQLIETFQSKVQTFITATGIESLNVDKLKDASIYHVHAGQVER